In the Paenibacillus sp. FSL R7-0337 genome, ATCATGAACAATTACAGCGATGTTTCCGAAAAAACGAAACGAAGAGTGCTCGAAATCATCGAACAAACCGGATATACCCCCTCAAGCTCCGCTAAAACGCTGGCTACCAAGAAGTCGAATCTGATCGGGGTTATTTTTGCCGGTGAGCTGAATGTGGAATTTACCCATCCTTTTTTTGTTGAGGTGCTGAATTCGTTCAAAAAGCAGATGGGGGTGCTGGGGTATGACCTGATTTTCTTCTCGAATGAGAAGTTCATTAACAGCGGCGATTACTACTCACGTTGCCTGCATTTCCATGTGGATGGCTGTGTTATTATCTCTGGAGAAAAGATGGAGCCAGCCATACAGGAGCTGGACCGGAGCCATATTCCCTGCATCGGCGTTGACCTGGAGCTGACCGGCAAGAAATCCGGCTATGTCATGTCAGACAATTACCAGATTGCTTCCAAGGTAGTGGAGCACTTCTATCTGCTCGGGCACCGGGAGCTTGGCTTCATAGGCAGTACAGCGGATTCGGATATCTCCAACCGGCGCGAAGCAGGGTATGTCAGAGCCATTGCCGGCTTCGGCCTGGCCATGAATCCGGGGTGGTTCGTACATGGTGATGATTTCTTCGAGCCCAGCGGTTATGCGGCAATGAATTCGTTAATTGCATCGGGAAATTTGCCGCAAGCGGTCTTCGCCGCCTCCGATCTCCTCGCCCTCGGTGCAGTCCGCGCCTTGAAGGAGAAGGGGCTGCGTGTTCCCGAGGATGTGGCCATCATCGGCTGTGACGATATCGAGGCCTGCCAGTATACCAGTCCTACGCTGACTACCATCCGCCAGAACAAAGAACGCCTCGGTGTGCTCGCCGCCCATATGTTGTTCGATCTCATCAATAACCAGTCTGAAGGCGGCTCGTTTGTCGTTGAACCGGCGCTGATCGTCCGTGAATCCTGCGGCAGCGGGCTGAAACATTTGAACCGCTGAACGCCTGAACCACCGGATCGCCGTAACGCTGAACTTCTGCCTCTCCGGACCTGCCCTGCGATCCCTCCCCTCCAGCTCAGAACTTCGCTTGGATGCACTATGCACCCACCCGAAAACGCTTCCGATACTATAATCGCTCATTTAACGGGCTGCTTCAAGGCACCGTTTTTCTGATTTTGGGGACCATTTTTCGGCTTGGCCCCCACATCGGCCTGTCCTTGCTTCATTAGTCTCAATCCATCACAGCGAGGTAGGCTCAGCTACCTGAGGGTCCAGCGACAGCCTAACCAGTTGACCTGCATGACTAAGACCCGCACCGAATCCGTACAGCAACACCTGCTGGCCGCTGCGCACCTTCCCTTCGCGGATACCCAGATCAAGCGCAAGCGGAATACTGGCAGCCGAGGTATTACCGAAGGCTTCAAGACTGTATAGTGCCTGCTCCAGCGGATAATTCAGCCGTTCACAGATGGGTTCAATCATCCGCAGATTGGCGCTGTGCGGGATGAACCAGTCTACTTCCGCAAGACCTGCTCCGGCGTTCTTCAGCACCTGCTGTACTCCCTGCGGAACCGTACGGACCGCCCACTTGAACACTTCCCGGCCA is a window encoding:
- a CDS encoding LacI family DNA-binding transcriptional regulator: MNIKKIAEMAGVSVSTVSKIMNNYSDVSEKTKRRVLEIIEQTGYTPSSSAKTLATKKSNLIGVIFAGELNVEFTHPFFVEVLNSFKKQMGVLGYDLIFFSNEKFINSGDYYSRCLHFHVDGCVIISGEKMEPAIQELDRSHIPCIGVDLELTGKKSGYVMSDNYQIASKVVEHFYLLGHRELGFIGSTADSDISNRREAGYVRAIAGFGLAMNPGWFVHGDDFFEPSGYAAMNSLIASGNLPQAVFAASDLLALGAVRALKEKGLRVPEDVAIIGCDDIEACQYTSPTLTTIRQNKERLGVLAAHMLFDLINNQSEGGSFVVEPALIVRESCGSGLKHLNR